The Marinobacter subterrani genome has a segment encoding these proteins:
- a CDS encoding ribonucleoside-diphosphate reductase subunit alpha — protein MSASALAEPRPTSHTDTESLQVIKRNGTLVGFDPSKISIAVTKAFLAVEGDKAAGSARINDAVRRVTDQVIQAISRRLKAGGKVHIEDIQDQVELALMRAEEQKVARAYVLYREEHARERALHAPVEAHPHLTVKQANGEIVPLDLGLMKLQVEQAATGLEGINGDSLVEDALTNLYDGIAEEDVLSALVMTARGRIEQEPDYSAVTARLLLEQLRLENASALDLPRSLPLAEIYPQALSAFIEAGIRHELLDEALASFDLERLGAALNPERDLQFGFLGLQTLYDRYFLHWNKARLELPQVFFMRVAMGLALREDDPNARAIEFYNLLSSFDYMASTPTLFNSGTRHSQLSSCYLTTVGDDLEDIYGAIRDNAMLSKWAGGLGNDWTPVRALGSHIKGTNGQSQGVVPFLKVVNDTAVAVNQGGKRKGAVCAYLESWHLDIEEFLELRKNTGDERRRTHDMNTANWVPDLLIERMRDDKDWTLFSPSDAPDLHDLYGNAFRERYEHYEALAEQGRIKLFKKIPAKQLWRKMLTVLFETGHPWITFKDPCNLRSPQQHRGVVHSSNLCTEITLNTGADEIAVCNLGSVNLAAHIANGELDVQRLEQTVNIAVRMLDNVIDINYYAVPQARNSNLKHRPVGLGLMGFQDALYQLGLPYSSPEAVEFADVAMEQLSYFAIRASATLAGERGVYESYEGSLWQQGILPIDSINLLKENRREGDLSVNTNARLDWAPVRELVVKNGMRNSNVLAIAPTATISNIVGVSQSIEPAYQNLFVKSNLSGEFTVVNPSLVRDLKAEGLWDNVMVNDLKYFDGSVQQIDRIPAELKARYATAFEIDARWLVEAAARRQKWLDQAQSLNLYMAEPSGKKLDALYQLAWERGLKTTYYLRSLGATGAEKTAPVSAPQPQVCSIDNPDCEACQ, from the coding sequence ATGTCCGCCTCAGCCCTGGCCGAACCCCGGCCAACCTCGCACACCGATACTGAATCCCTGCAGGTCATCAAACGTAACGGAACGCTTGTCGGCTTCGATCCGTCGAAGATCAGCATTGCCGTGACCAAAGCGTTTCTCGCTGTTGAGGGTGACAAGGCCGCCGGCTCGGCCCGCATCAACGATGCCGTACGCCGGGTTACCGACCAGGTTATTCAGGCCATCAGCCGGCGCCTGAAAGCCGGCGGCAAGGTGCATATCGAAGACATTCAGGACCAGGTGGAACTGGCCCTGATGCGGGCCGAGGAGCAGAAGGTGGCCCGCGCCTACGTGCTGTACCGGGAAGAACACGCCCGGGAACGCGCGCTTCACGCCCCGGTGGAAGCCCACCCACACCTGACTGTGAAACAGGCCAACGGCGAGATTGTCCCGCTGGATCTGGGCCTGATGAAACTGCAGGTGGAGCAGGCCGCCACCGGGCTGGAAGGCATCAACGGCGACTCCCTCGTGGAGGACGCCCTCACCAACCTGTACGACGGCATAGCCGAGGAAGACGTGCTGTCCGCACTGGTGATGACCGCCCGTGGCCGCATCGAACAGGAGCCTGACTACAGCGCGGTTACCGCCCGGCTGTTGCTGGAACAACTGCGGCTGGAGAACGCCAGCGCACTGGACCTGCCCCGCAGCCTGCCGCTGGCGGAGATCTACCCACAGGCCCTGAGCGCCTTTATCGAAGCTGGCATTCGCCACGAGCTGCTGGACGAAGCGCTGGCCAGTTTTGACCTGGAGCGCCTTGGCGCTGCCCTGAACCCGGAGCGTGACCTGCAATTCGGCTTCCTCGGTCTGCAAACCCTGTACGACCGGTACTTCCTGCACTGGAACAAGGCCCGTCTTGAGCTGCCCCAGGTATTCTTCATGCGCGTCGCCATGGGCCTGGCCCTGCGCGAAGACGACCCGAACGCCCGCGCCATCGAGTTCTACAATCTGTTGTCGTCGTTTGACTACATGGCTTCCACACCCACGCTGTTTAACAGCGGCACCCGCCATTCCCAGCTGTCGTCCTGTTATCTGACGACGGTCGGCGATGATCTCGAAGACATCTACGGCGCCATCCGCGACAACGCGATGCTGTCAAAATGGGCTGGCGGCCTGGGCAACGACTGGACCCCGGTACGTGCGCTCGGCTCCCACATCAAGGGCACCAACGGCCAGAGCCAGGGCGTGGTGCCGTTCCTGAAAGTGGTGAACGACACCGCCGTGGCGGTGAACCAGGGTGGCAAGCGCAAGGGCGCGGTCTGTGCCTACCTGGAAAGCTGGCACCTGGACATCGAGGAGTTCCTGGAACTGCGCAAGAACACCGGTGACGAACGCCGCCGCACCCACGACATGAACACCGCCAACTGGGTGCCGGACCTGTTGATCGAGCGGATGCGTGACGACAAAGACTGGACCCTGTTCTCCCCCAGCGATGCTCCGGATCTGCATGACCTGTACGGCAACGCCTTCCGTGAACGTTACGAGCATTACGAAGCGCTGGCCGAGCAGGGGAGGATCAAACTGTTCAAGAAAATTCCGGCCAAACAGCTCTGGCGCAAGATGCTTACCGTGCTGTTCGAAACCGGCCACCCCTGGATCACCTTCAAGGACCCGTGCAACCTGCGCTCCCCCCAGCAGCACCGGGGCGTGGTGCACAGCTCCAACCTGTGCACGGAAATCACCCTGAACACCGGCGCCGATGAAATTGCCGTGTGCAACCTGGGTTCCGTGAACCTTGCGGCTCATATCGCTAACGGCGAGCTGGATGTGCAGCGCCTGGAGCAAACGGTGAACATCGCCGTGCGCATGCTCGATAATGTCATCGACATCAACTACTACGCCGTGCCCCAGGCCCGCAATTCCAACCTCAAGCACCGCCCGGTCGGCCTCGGTCTGATGGGCTTCCAGGATGCGCTCTATCAACTGGGCCTGCCGTATTCCAGCCCCGAAGCGGTGGAGTTCGCCGACGTGGCCATGGAGCAGCTCAGCTACTTCGCCATTCGCGCCTCCGCCACGCTGGCCGGCGAACGCGGCGTTTACGAAAGCTACGAGGGCTCCCTCTGGCAGCAGGGCATCCTGCCGATTGACTCCATCAACCTGCTGAAGGAAAACCGCCGGGAAGGGGACCTGTCTGTGAACACCAACGCCCGGCTGGACTGGGCGCCGGTGCGGGAGCTGGTTGTGAAGAACGGCATGCGTAACAGCAACGTCCTGGCCATTGCCCCTACCGCCACCATTTCCAACATCGTGGGTGTATCCCAGTCCATTGAACCGGCGTACCAGAACCTGTTCGTCAAATCGAACCTCTCCGGCGAGTTCACGGTGGTCAATCCCTCCCTGGTCCGCGATCTCAAGGCCGAAGGCCTGTGGGACAACGTGATGGTCAATGACCTCAAATACTTCGACGGTTCCGTGCAGCAGATCGACCGCATCCCGGCCGAGCTCAAGGCCCGCTACGCCACCGCCTTCGAGATTGATGCGAGATGGCTGGTGGAAGCGGCAGCCCGGCGCCAGAAATGGCTCGACCAGGCTCAGAGCCTCAACCTCTATATGGCCGAGCCCAGCGGTAAGAAACTCGATGCCCTGTACCAACTGGCCTGGGAGCGTGGCCTGAAAACCACCTATTACCTGCGCTCCCTGGGTGCCACCGGCGCCGAGAAAACCGCACCGGTGTCTGCGCCACAGCCACAGGTATGCAGCATCGACAACCCGGATTGCGAAGCCTGCCAATAA
- a CDS encoding potassium channel protein, with product MIIFQRLRALFANYFAELSGLNLAVMLISYAALSWAGLSLAGEHSLTSPDHFFYWLIITASTVGYGDFSPETTIGRIWTIGFIVPAGLSLFALTIGRIGAFAVHHWQKGIKGMKDFQVFENHIVVIGWNDTRTLHLLELLLKEESMAGSNRAVLLAATSPQENPMPDSIYFVRLGQYTDERELKRTGIAQASCVIIDSPEDDVTLTCALLCYQLNPAAHMIAYFNNERLSQLLTHHCPTVECTPSVAVEMLAKSAADPGSSALHHDLLSVAGGMTQFSLMLPETAPRQSVGDLLHPFKQIFDALIIGVQEPGEKSIEINPGLTYPVGPGARIYYIANRRILAEDWHAFVDQTNQPAG from the coding sequence ATGATAATTTTCCAGCGGCTGCGGGCCTTGTTTGCCAACTACTTTGCCGAGCTCTCCGGCCTTAATCTCGCCGTAATGCTCATTTCTTATGCCGCCCTGTCCTGGGCCGGGCTGAGTTTGGCGGGCGAGCATTCTCTCACCTCTCCGGACCACTTCTTCTACTGGCTGATCATTACCGCATCCACTGTCGGTTACGGCGATTTCTCGCCAGAAACAACGATTGGCCGTATCTGGACCATCGGCTTTATCGTTCCCGCGGGGCTCAGTCTGTTTGCATTGACCATCGGCCGGATCGGCGCGTTTGCAGTGCATCATTGGCAGAAAGGAATCAAAGGTATGAAAGATTTCCAGGTATTTGAAAATCACATCGTTGTTATCGGCTGGAACGACACGCGAACCCTCCATCTGCTGGAGCTACTGCTGAAAGAGGAATCCATGGCCGGGTCCAACCGTGCGGTGTTGCTTGCCGCAACCTCGCCCCAGGAAAACCCGATGCCCGACAGCATCTATTTCGTGCGCTTGGGACAATACACCGATGAAAGGGAATTGAAACGTACCGGCATTGCGCAGGCAAGCTGCGTGATCATTGACTCGCCGGAGGACGATGTCACCCTGACCTGTGCATTGTTGTGCTATCAGTTGAACCCTGCGGCCCACATGATTGCCTACTTCAACAACGAGCGACTGAGCCAGTTACTGACACATCATTGCCCCACCGTTGAGTGCACACCCTCCGTGGCCGTCGAAATGCTGGCGAAGTCGGCAGCGGATCCCGGCTCGAGCGCCCTTCACCACGATCTCCTGAGCGTCGCCGGCGGTATGACCCAGTTCTCGCTGATGTTGCCGGAAACAGCGCCCCGGCAAAGCGTTGGCGATCTGCTTCACCCGTTCAAGCAGATCTTTGACGCACTGATCATTGGTGTTCAGGAGCCGGGTGAGAAATCCATCGAGATCAACCCGGGCCTGACGTACCCAGTCGGCCCCGGCGCCCGAATCTATTACATTGCCAACCGCCGTATTCTGGCAGAAGACTGGCACGCATTCGTTGATCAAACCAACCAGCCCGCCGGATAG
- a CDS encoding DUF350 domain-containing protein yields the protein MEENLLHPSLSGLDDFALAFGTSLVLLLIFKWLYPLITPHREWQLVREKKNIAAAIALTGSIVGFSVALSGAATYSASYYDFLIWGAIALIAQILAYLIVWLVIPGLSTRIVNQETSAGILAGGTAVAVGLLNAACMSY from the coding sequence ATGGAAGAAAACCTGCTTCATCCGTCACTGTCCGGACTTGACGATTTTGCCCTCGCTTTTGGCACCTCGCTGGTGCTGTTGCTGATTTTCAAGTGGTTGTATCCCTTGATCACTCCGCACCGGGAGTGGCAGCTGGTTCGCGAAAAGAAGAACATTGCCGCCGCCATTGCGCTCACCGGGTCTATTGTCGGCTTCAGCGTCGCCCTGAGCGGAGCGGCAACCTATTCCGCCTCCTATTACGACTTCCTGATCTGGGGTGCCATCGCCCTGATTGCCCAGATTCTGGCATACCTGATTGTGTGGCTGGTGATTCCGGGGTTATCGACCCGGATTGTGAACCAGGAAACAAGCGCCGGGATCCTTGCAGGGGGTACGGCTGTGGCCGTGGGGCTGTTGAATGCCGCCTGCATGAGTTATTGA
- a CDS encoding DUF1190 domain-containing protein, whose translation MSGCSSDDRVPGYVFINAQDCLRSLPHLAAECESAYETSKQQAATYGPRYRNEDDCEVDFGDGACTTDSTYYYVLDDDRKRITTRTVLHAQPRMDAFVARPLFEGSRTLASEPLLQFRNKGKRGYYTVDGMPVKASTSGRVHDAGAFGSRFLSVSSNTLSRGGFGYKVAAMSQYANSWSSSRSGSGWSWGG comes from the coding sequence ATGTCAGGCTGCAGTTCGGACGATCGTGTTCCCGGGTATGTGTTCATAAATGCACAGGACTGCCTGCGGTCACTTCCGCACCTTGCCGCCGAGTGCGAGTCGGCCTACGAGACCTCCAAGCAGCAAGCGGCCACGTACGGGCCTCGTTACCGTAACGAGGACGACTGTGAAGTGGATTTTGGCGATGGCGCCTGCACCACCGACAGCACCTACTACTACGTTCTGGATGACGACAGAAAGCGGATAACAACGAGGACAGTCCTCCACGCTCAGCCCCGGATGGACGCGTTCGTCGCCCGCCCTCTGTTTGAAGGGTCACGAACCCTGGCATCAGAGCCCCTCCTGCAGTTCCGGAACAAGGGCAAACGTGGTTACTACACGGTGGATGGAATGCCGGTCAAAGCCTCGACGTCCGGGCGGGTCCATGATGCCGGCGCGTTTGGGAGCCGCTTTCTGAGTGTCAGTTCGAACACATTGTCCCGAGGCGGCTTTGGCTACAAGGTGGCCGCCATGAGCCAGTACGCGAACAGCTGGAGTAGCAGCCGCTCAGGCAGTGGCTGGAGCTGGGGTGGCTGA
- a CDS encoding glutathionylspermidine synthase family protein codes for MFRNSISERPQWRERATEYGFHFHSMYGQPYWDEGAYYQFSLRQIEQDLEAPTAEIHQMCLHVVDKVVHNERWLSAFAIPESHWDLILASWQRQDPSLYSRLDFAYDGKNPAKLYENNADTPTSLYETGFWQWLWLEENVDLGTLRRDCDQFNSLQEKLIARLAHIVPPGQLLHLACCADSVEDWGTITYLADCAEEAGIATHRLLMSDLGIDARHRFTDDSNRVIDNVFKLYPWEFMLREQFGEFLSQNSTRWLEPPWKSVLSNKALLVALWEMFPGHPNLLPAYFTEQEAGRVLRDFVRKPLFSREGANVTVVQSGIPVQTVGGPYGEEGHVYQAYHPVPRFGDQHVLIGSWLVDDQPAGISVREDTGPITQDLSRYLPHVILE; via the coding sequence ATGTTCCGCAACAGCATCAGTGAGCGTCCCCAATGGCGGGAACGGGCCACGGAATACGGCTTCCACTTTCATTCCATGTACGGGCAGCCGTACTGGGATGAAGGGGCGTACTACCAGTTCAGTCTGCGTCAGATCGAGCAGGATCTGGAAGCCCCAACGGCGGAAATCCATCAAATGTGTCTTCATGTGGTGGATAAAGTGGTGCACAACGAACGATGGCTCAGCGCCTTCGCGATTCCCGAATCGCACTGGGACCTGATTCTGGCAAGCTGGCAGCGTCAGGATCCGAGCTTGTATTCCCGCCTCGACTTCGCGTACGACGGCAAAAACCCTGCAAAACTCTACGAGAATAATGCCGACACACCCACCAGTCTGTACGAAACCGGCTTCTGGCAATGGCTCTGGCTTGAAGAGAATGTGGATCTGGGCACACTGAGGCGTGACTGCGATCAGTTCAACAGCCTGCAGGAAAAGCTCATCGCCCGCCTCGCGCACATCGTGCCACCTGGCCAGTTGCTTCACCTCGCCTGCTGCGCCGACAGTGTCGAAGACTGGGGCACAATCACCTATCTAGCCGACTGTGCAGAAGAAGCTGGCATAGCCACCCATCGTTTGCTGATGAGCGATCTTGGTATAGATGCCAGGCATCGATTCACCGACGACAGCAACCGGGTGATCGACAACGTCTTCAAACTTTACCCTTGGGAGTTCATGCTGCGAGAACAATTCGGGGAATTCCTCTCGCAAAATTCAACCCGCTGGCTTGAGCCACCCTGGAAGTCCGTGTTGTCCAACAAGGCATTGCTGGTTGCTCTGTGGGAAATGTTCCCCGGACACCCCAACTTGCTGCCAGCCTATTTCACGGAACAGGAAGCCGGCAGAGTGCTCAGGGATTTCGTACGGAAGCCTCTCTTCTCCCGGGAAGGTGCCAATGTCACAGTGGTTCAATCGGGCATTCCGGTTCAGACAGTAGGTGGCCCCTACGGCGAGGAAGGTCACGTCTATCAGGCCTACCATCCGGTTCCGCGATTCGGCGATCAGCACGTGCTGATCGGGTCCTGGCTGGTGGACGACCAGCCAGCAGGCATTTCTGTTCGGGAGGACACTGGGCCCATAACGCAGGACCTTTCACGGTACCTACCTCATGTTATCCTTGAGTGA